In one Halichondria panicea chromosome 4, odHalPani1.1, whole genome shotgun sequence genomic region, the following are encoded:
- the LOC135334696 gene encoding sushi, von Willebrand factor type A, EGF and pentraxin domain-containing protein 1-like, with protein sequence MRMFPSRLFLCCLLGSASLVYGQPLTGLAASNEFGDGTDHTGEIISFSDVGSGANGVPRPWFCFTVDTDSVLWLFPNGSALQFESRLLAVQDEVFIRDVPNYGVALYRGLTHFSPDGEHCCVRTATNERRCVTFTPCPTLSPLSNGTISYDADTNMATYTCDPGYAVTTISFITCNDVTMQWSSTVRPTCELSTTTCSDLPAPTNGMIGYNAETMNTRPVNTVATFTCNTGYTVTGDMTRTCGAGGVWSGTNPTCTRKLLTFSCF encoded by the exons ATGAGAATGTTCCCCTCAAGGTTATTTCTCTGCTGTCTGCTGGGAAGTGCTTCCCTAGTGTATGGGCAGCCTCTGA CTGGACTGGCAGCATCCAATGAATTCGGTGATGGCACTGACCACACTGGAGAGATCATCTCATTCTCTGATGTTGGATCAGGAGCTAATGGTGTACCACGCCCCTGGTTTTGCTTCACCGTAGACACTGATAGTGTATTgtggctgttccccaatgggaGTGCATTGCAATTTGAAAGTAGATTGTTGGCAGTTCAGGACGAAGTGTTCATCAGAGATGTTCCTAATTATGGCGTTGCTCTGTATCGTGGTCTCACACACttcagtcctgatggagaacaTTGCTGTGTGAGGACTGCCACCAATGAGAGGAGATGTGTCACCTTCA ctccctgccccacactgaGTCCCCTGTCTAATGGAACGATCTCATACGATGCAGACACCAacatggccacctacacctgtgacccTGGGTACGCTGTGACGACCATCTCATTCATCACCTGTAATGATGTCACAATGCAGTGGAGTAGCACTGTGAGACccacttgtgaac TCAGCACCACTACCTGCTCTGACTTGCCTGCTccaaccaatggaatgattgGCTATAATGCAGAGACCATGAATACTAGACCAGTGAACACCGTGGCCACCTTCAcatgtaacactggatacactgtGACTGGTGATatgaccaggacttgtggggctggtggagtgtggagtgggacTAATCCAACGTGTACTCGTAAGTTACTCACATTCTCTTGTTTTTAA
- the LOC135334842 gene encoding sushi, von Willebrand factor type A, EGF and pentraxin domain-containing protein 1-like encodes MSTGTTSAGTWSPTPSAICTIVTCPVLTSPTNGALSTTSRDYLTVVTYSCDTGYVLTGNSGSARTCQDTGQWSGVAPTFTCPPVDCGSLMAPSNGAVDTTSGTTFMMTATYTCVTGYNIVGSEISTCGASGTSGATTPSDGVWSPAAPVCERMHVIKCFTMTDTSLLSHSAVPCGNPPTVTNSGRTSTGTTFGETTTYTCNTGYQRSGSATITCLASGSWSTAPVCTALCDDLPALVNGGILYNPTSTPRLEGAMATHSCVTGYELSSSTTTIGPVSLTEHGVNHRLLV; translated from the exons ATGAGTACTGGTACTACTAGTGCTGGTACCTGGTCTCCAACACCTTCAGCCATTTGTACAA TCGTCACCTGCCCTGTCCTAACCTCCCCTACCAATGGAGCCTTGTCCACCACTAGTCGGGACTACCTCACTGTTGTTACATACAGCTGTGATACTGGCTACGTCCTCACTGGTAATAGTGGTAGTGCTAGAACATGTCAAGATACTGGTCAGTGGTCAGGAGTGGCACCAACATTTACTTGTCCAC ctgttgactgtggttctCTGATGGCCccctccaatggagcagtggacacaacctctggaaccaccttcatgatgactgctacctacacctgtgtcacTGGATACAACATTGTTGGTAGTGAGATCAGTACTTGTGGAGCAAGTGGAACAAGTGGAGCAACTACACcaagtgatggagtgtggagtccAGCTGCACCAGTTTGTGAACGTATGCATGTGATCAAATGTTTCACTATGACTGACACCTCCCTCCTCTCTCATTCAGCTGTCCCCTGTGGCAACCCTCCCACTGTTACCAATAGTGGCAGGACTTCCACTGGTACAACATTCGGAGAGACGACCACCTACACCTGCAACACTGGGTACCAAAGGTCAGGATCAGCCACGATAACTTGTCTTGCTAGTGGGAGCTGGAGTACAGCACCAGTGTGTACAG CCCTCTGTGATGACCTTCCTGCACTGGTCAATGGAGGGATCCTCTACAATCCAACCTCCACCCCCAGACTAGAGGGAGCCATGGCTACACACAGCTGTGTCACTGGGTATGAACTGTCCTCATCCACTACTACTATAGGACCTGTCAGTCTGACAGAACATGGAGTGAACCATCGCTTACTTGTCTAA
- the LOC135334746 gene encoding E3 ubiquitin-protein ligase UHRF1-like has product MWKFRALARTCDCPLNDKTGGSAQKWTNNKPVRVVRNYKGRKSSEYAPEEGNRYDGIYKVVKYWPEKNKNGFIVWKYLFSRRDDESHAPWTREGKKAIKKLGLTMEYPDGYLEAQAAKKQSKEAEADDGAGSEEEADNKGKRGRKRKAPDSKAPGSPAKKSKQPRYELSKGQRSLIKADTVNSKVWEELLASSKDEGSAGLLSRIQETFNCIVCQEVVYQPVTTTCSHNICKTCLSRSFKVDVYSCPNCRHDLGKDYAMTVNKSLQAVLLDLFPGYNGGR; this is encoded by the exons GGCGCTTGCTCGTACGTGTGATTGCCCCCTCAATGACAAGACAGGCGGTAGTGCTCAGAAGTGGACAAACAACAAACCAGTGAGAGTGGTACGGAACTACAAGGGACGGAAGAGCTCAGAGTACGCCCCCGAGGAGGGGAACAGGTACGATGGGATCTACAAGGTGGTCAAGTACTGGCCAGAGAAGAACAAGAATGGATTCATTGTCTGGAAGTACCTATTCAGCAGGAGAGATGATGAG TCTCATGCTCCCTGGACTCGTGAGGGCAAGAAGGCCATTAAGAAGTTAGGCCTCACCATGGAGTATCCTGATGGCTACCTCGAGGCTCAGGCTGCCAAGAAACAGAGCAAAGAAGCAGAGGCTGATGATGGGGCGGGGTCAGAGGAGGAGGCAGACAACAAGGGGAAGAGGGGGCGGAAGAGAAAGGCTCCTG ACTCCAAGGCTCCTGGTTCCCCTGCCAAGAAGAGTAAGCAACCTCGGTACGAGCTGAgcaaaggtcagaggtcactcaTCAAGGCTGACACGGTCAACAGCAAAGTGTGGGAGGAGCTACTAGCCTCGTCCAAAGATGAGGGCTCA GCTGGTCTGTTGAGTCGTATCCAGGAGACATTCAACTGCATCGTGTGTCAGGAGGTGGTCTACCAGCCCGTCACTACCACCTGCAGCCACAACATCTGTAAG aCGTGTCTGAGTCGTTCCTTCAAGGTGGACGTGTACAGCTGCCCCAACTGTCGTCATGACCTGGGCAAGGACTATGCCATGACAGTCAACAAGTCCCTACAGGCAGTACTATTGGACCTGTTCCCTGGATACAATGGAGGGAGAtga